The following proteins come from a genomic window of Phnomibacter ginsenosidimutans:
- a CDS encoding DUF1573 domain-containing protein, which produces MYTFFELKGLGDSLKLEMVQAGCGCTTPEFKAGAYAPGETVKIKVGFNAAAAGRFDKPITITYNGGQQKVIMITGTVEATPATPAPANGAVGKIKQ; this is translated from the coding sequence GTGTATACTTTTTTTGAACTGAAAGGTTTGGGCGACTCGCTGAAGCTGGAAATGGTACAAGCCGGTTGCGGTTGCACCACTCCCGAATTCAAGGCTGGTGCTTATGCGCCCGGCGAAACTGTAAAAATCAAGGTAGGCTTTAATGCTGCGGCCGCTGGTCGTTTCGACAAGCCCATTACCATTACCTACAATGGCGGTCAGCAAAAAGTAATTATGATTACCGGTACTGTAGAAGCTACTCCCGCCACGCCTGCTCCTGCCAATGGCGCTGTTGGCAAAATCAAACAATAA
- a CDS encoding alpha-ketoacid dehydrogenase subunit alpha/beta produces the protein MENQIAAAQHAEILSFESFRQEVLKDFRVAVTSRQVSLMGRREVLTGKAKFGIFGDGKELPQVALAKFFKPGDWRSGYYRDQTWMFALGQATVQQFFAQLYADPTNEHDPWSAGRQMNAHFTSKNVSADGEWYNLTEQYNTATDMAPTAGQLPRSVGLALASKTFRHLPELQELKHLSQQGNEVCFCSIGDASTSEGHFWETVNAACVQQIPLALFVWDDGYGISVPKSIQTTKGSISEALKGFEITTGTNGMHIYKVKAWDYAGMCEAFEHGITICREQHIPVLFHVEEVTQPQGHSTSGSHERYKSAERLEWEREWDCNKKFKEWIIANELATEEELDDIEIEIKQHIVESKNKAWADYLVPIKEQAAQVLSLLQQAIDTGAGDTEKITAALNELQQNKEPMRRNVLKALATGIDFSSGYVLQQMLQYREGLQQLNEGLYNSHLYATGSASALQVNAVAPNYHEESPTINGYEVLNRYFDELFTNNKRVVAFGEDLGNIGDVNQGFAGLQQKHGIGRIFDTGIREATIMGQGIGMALRGLRPIAEIQYLDYLLYGLQQLSDDVATLQYRTNGQQSCPIIVRTRGHRLEGIWHSGSPMGMIINSLRGMHICVPRNMVQAAGMYNTLLDSIDPALVIECLNGYRLKEQLPANLMDMRVPLGVPEVLREGADISIVSYGSTLRIVADAAERLAQLGVDVEIIDVQTLLPFDIHHNIVASLKKTNRILFVDEDVPGGAAAFMYNHVMEVQGGYRWLDATPRTLTAKAHRPAYGSDGDYFSKPNAEDVVRVVKEMMAE, from the coding sequence ATGGAAAATCAGATTGCTGCAGCCCAACATGCTGAAATCCTATCATTTGAAAGTTTTCGGCAGGAGGTTTTAAAAGATTTTCGGGTGGCTGTAACCAGCAGGCAGGTAAGCCTGATGGGCCGCCGCGAAGTGCTCACCGGAAAAGCCAAGTTTGGCATTTTTGGTGATGGCAAAGAATTGCCACAGGTGGCACTCGCCAAGTTTTTTAAACCCGGCGACTGGCGCAGCGGCTATTACCGCGACCAAACCTGGATGTTTGCCCTTGGGCAGGCAACTGTGCAGCAGTTTTTTGCGCAGCTCTATGCCGACCCTACCAACGAGCACGACCCCTGGAGTGCCGGCCGCCAAATGAATGCCCACTTTACCAGCAAAAATGTGAGTGCTGATGGAGAGTGGTACAACCTTACCGAACAATACAATACAGCTACCGATATGGCTCCTACGGCCGGGCAATTGCCCCGCTCTGTAGGCTTGGCTTTGGCTTCCAAAACTTTCCGTCATTTACCTGAATTACAAGAGCTGAAACACCTGAGCCAGCAAGGCAATGAAGTGTGCTTTTGCTCCATCGGCGATGCCAGCACCAGTGAAGGCCATTTTTGGGAAACGGTGAATGCGGCATGTGTACAGCAAATTCCGTTGGCCCTGTTTGTATGGGATGATGGCTATGGCATTTCCGTACCCAAATCCATTCAAACAACCAAGGGCAGTATTTCTGAAGCCTTAAAAGGTTTTGAAATAACCACCGGCACCAACGGCATGCACATTTACAAGGTAAAAGCATGGGATTATGCCGGCATGTGCGAAGCCTTTGAACATGGCATTACCATTTGCCGGGAGCAACACATTCCTGTGCTGTTTCATGTAGAAGAGGTAACACAACCACAAGGCCATAGCACCAGTGGCAGCCACGAACGTTACAAATCGGCCGAGCGGCTGGAGTGGGAGCGGGAATGGGATTGCAATAAGAAATTTAAGGAGTGGATTATCGCCAACGAGCTGGCTACAGAAGAGGAGCTCGACGATATAGAAATTGAAATCAAGCAACACATTGTAGAGAGTAAAAACAAAGCATGGGCCGATTATCTGGTGCCCATAAAAGAACAAGCCGCACAAGTGCTGAGCTTGTTGCAGCAAGCTATCGATACCGGTGCTGGCGATACCGAAAAAATAACTGCAGCACTCAACGAACTGCAGCAAAACAAAGAGCCGATGCGCCGCAATGTGCTGAAGGCGTTAGCTACCGGCATCGACTTTAGTAGCGGTTATGTATTGCAGCAAATGTTGCAATACCGTGAAGGATTGCAGCAGCTCAACGAAGGTCTTTACAATTCTCATTTGTATGCTACTGGTAGTGCCAGTGCTCTCCAGGTAAATGCAGTAGCGCCGAATTATCACGAAGAGTCGCCTACCATTAATGGTTATGAAGTACTCAACCGGTATTTCGATGAGCTGTTTACCAACAACAAACGGGTAGTTGCTTTTGGTGAAGACCTTGGCAATATTGGCGACGTAAATCAGGGCTTTGCGGGCTTGCAGCAAAAGCATGGCATCGGCCGCATATTTGATACCGGCATTCGTGAAGCTACCATTATGGGTCAGGGCATTGGCATGGCACTGCGTGGCTTGCGTCCCATTGCCGAAATACAATACCTCGATTATTTGCTGTATGGCTTGCAACAACTGAGTGACGATGTAGCCACCCTGCAATACCGTACCAATGGCCAGCAGAGTTGCCCCATCATTGTGCGTACCCGTGGCCATCGGCTGGAAGGTATTTGGCACAGCGGCAGCCCCATGGGTATGATTATAAACAGCCTGCGTGGCATGCACATATGTGTGCCCCGCAACATGGTACAAGCAGCCGGCATGTACAATACCTTGCTCGATAGCATTGATCCTGCATTGGTGATTGAATGTTTGAATGGCTACCGGCTGAAAGAACAACTGCCTGCCAACCTGATGGACATGCGTGTGCCGCTGGGTGTGCCCGAAGTATTGCGGGAAGGTGCTGATATCAGCATTGTTTCTTACGGCTCTACACTGCGCATTGTAGCAGATGCTGCTGAGCGGTTGGCTCAGTTGGGTGTAGATGTAGAAATCATAGATGTACAAACGTTACTGCCTTTTGATATTCACCACAACATTGTGGCTTCATTGAAAAAAACAAACCGCATTTTGTTTGTAGATGAAGATGTGCCCGGTGGCGCTGCTGCATTTATGTACAACCATGTAATGGAAGTACAGGGCGGCTACAGGTGGCTGGATGCAACCCCTCGTACACTCACTGCAAAAGCACATCGTCCTGCGTATGGCAGCGATGGCGACTACTTTAGCAAACCCAATGCTGAAGATGTAGTACGTGTGGTAAAAGAGATGATGGCAGAATAA
- a CDS encoding trimeric intracellular cation channel family protein — MPEINFLLLIDVLGTASFAISGARMALQKQLDVFGVIIISFVTSIGGGTIRDVLMGNFPVNWMRNELIIAVILVACIGTMLVRGLHQKLSTTLFLFDSLGLGLFTIAGMSIALSAGYSPGMSIAMGTISACFGGVIRDVLLNQVPLIFHKEIYASACIAGGLLYYGLTQMNVSQHLAEIVSIITIVLIRVVAVRFNLSLPAIHPSSTPTEK; from the coding sequence ATGCCCGAAATCAATTTTCTCTTGCTCATTGATGTACTGGGCACAGCCAGTTTCGCCATCAGCGGTGCCCGTATGGCATTGCAAAAACAACTCGATGTATTTGGTGTCATTATCATTTCGTTTGTCACCTCTATTGGTGGTGGTACCATTCGGGATGTACTGATGGGCAACTTTCCTGTAAACTGGATGCGCAATGAACTCATTATTGCGGTGATACTGGTAGCTTGCATTGGTACCATGCTGGTGCGTGGCTTGCATCAAAAATTATCAACCACTTTATTTCTCTTTGATTCACTCGGGCTTGGCTTGTTTACCATTGCCGGTATGAGCATTGCATTGTCTGCGGGTTATTCGCCGGGCATGAGTATTGCCATGGGTACCATCAGTGCCTGTTTTGGCGGTGTCATCAGAGATGTGTTGCTCAATCAGGTACCGCTCATTTTTCACAAAGAAATTTATGCCTCTGCCTGCATTGCCGGAGGGCTTTTGTATTATGGCCTTACACAAATGAATGTATCGCAGCATCTTGCTGAAATAGTGAGTATTATTACCATCGTTTTGATTCGGGTAGTTGCCGTGAGGTTCAACCTCTCTTTACCCGCTATTCATCCATCCTCAACGCCTACAGAAAAATGA
- a CDS encoding PhzF family phenazine biosynthesis protein: MNLTIYQVDAFTDELFKGNPAAIVPLKQWLPDDVMQRIAMENNLAETAFFVPLYPGAHGGADYHIRWFTPTLEIDLCGHATVATAFVIDKMLKTGEQHITFSTQTAGHLEVTIQDDWYLLDFPARMPEPVVAPSLLYKALGVSNVVEILKSRDYFVVLENEDAVREVKPDMTLLKQLDTTGVIVTAKGYKADAVSRCFYPKAGVDEDPVTGSAHCNVVPYWSQQLQKTQLVCRQISARGGELVCEHRGDRVILGGKAVLYMKGEIYLQQ; this comes from the coding sequence ATGAACCTAACCATTTACCAGGTCGATGCATTTACCGACGAATTGTTTAAGGGCAATCCTGCGGCCATTGTGCCACTCAAGCAATGGTTGCCCGACGATGTAATGCAACGCATTGCCATGGAAAACAACCTGGCCGAAACAGCTTTTTTTGTGCCACTCTATCCCGGTGCCCATGGCGGTGCCGATTATCATATCCGCTGGTTTACACCTACGCTTGAGATTGATTTGTGCGGCCATGCAACAGTGGCCACAGCTTTTGTGATTGATAAAATGTTGAAGACAGGTGAGCAACACATCACCTTTAGTACACAAACAGCCGGCCATCTCGAAGTAACCATTCAGGACGATTGGTATCTACTCGATTTTCCGGCCCGTATGCCAGAGCCGGTAGTGGCTCCATCTTTGTTGTACAAGGCTTTGGGCGTAAGCAATGTGGTGGAAATACTGAAGTCGAGAGATTATTTTGTAGTGTTGGAAAATGAAGATGCGGTGCGGGAAGTGAAGCCAGACATGACCTTGCTGAAACAATTGGATACCACAGGTGTAATAGTAACAGCAAAGGGCTACAAGGCCGATGCGGTAAGCCGCTGTTTTTACCCCAAAGCCGGTGTAGATGAAGATCCGGTAACGGGTAGTGCTCACTGTAATGTAGTACCATACTGGAGCCAGCAGCTACAAAAAACACAGTTGGTATGCCGGCAAATTTCGGCAAGGGGAGGTGAGTTGGTTTGCGAACATCGTGGCGATAGAGTGATACTCGGTGGCAAAGCGGTGTTGTACATGAAAGGTGAGATTTATTTACAGCAATAA
- the folE gene encoding GTP cyclohydrolase I FolE: MAYKKTEQYDEQVTADLAAAYRQTLALLGEDVQREGLEKTPERVAKAMQYLTQGYQQNAIDILNSAKFNEDVSEMVIVKDIELYSLCEHHMLPFVGKAHVAYIPNGYITGLSKIARVVDVFARRLQVQERLTTQILASIDEALNPMGVAVVIEASHFCMMMRGVSKQNSVTTTSAFSGAFTKEPTRSEFLRLIGAKLS, encoded by the coding sequence ATGGCGTACAAGAAAACAGAACAGTATGATGAACAAGTGACCGCAGACCTTGCAGCGGCCTATCGCCAAACCTTGGCATTGCTGGGCGAAGATGTGCAGCGGGAAGGTTTGGAAAAAACACCGGAGCGGGTGGCTAAAGCCATGCAATACCTTACACAAGGGTATCAGCAAAATGCCATCGACATTCTCAACTCTGCCAAGTTTAATGAAGATGTGAGTGAAATGGTGATAGTGAAAGACATTGAACTGTACAGCCTTTGCGAACACCACATGCTGCCCTTTGTGGGCAAAGCGCATGTTGCATACATACCCAATGGTTACATTACCGGCCTTAGCAAAATTGCCCGTGTGGTAGATGTGTTTGCCCGCCGCCTGCAAGTGCAGGAAAGACTGACAACGCAAATCCTGGCATCGATAGATGAGGCACTCAACCCAATGGGTGTAGCGGTGGTGATTGAAGCCAGCCATTTTTGCATGATGATGCGGGGCGTCAGCAAGCAGAACTCCGTTACAACTACATCGGCTTTCAGCGGTGCTTTTACCAAAGAACCAACCCGCAGCGAATTTTTGCGGTTGATTGGTGCGAAGCTGAGTTAG
- the fabD gene encoding ACP S-malonyltransferase, translating into MSKHAFVFPGQGAQFSGMGKQLYETSEAAKALFEQANDILGFRISDIMFAGTDEELRQTKVTQPAVFLHAYVAFKMQATEQPAMVAGHSLGEFTALVANGCLSFEDGLRLVKARAFAMQHACEAEPGTMAAILGLEDSKVEEICAGIDEVVVAANYNCPGQLVISGSTKGIEIACEQMKAAGAKRALPLPVGGAFHSPLMRHAEAELIAAIEAAQFNEPSCPVYQNVVAKAVTNPAEIKANLIAQLTGPVKWTQCVQAMVADGASQFTECGPGKVLQGLVQKINKEVAVSGLS; encoded by the coding sequence ATGAGTAAACACGCCTTTGTATTTCCCGGTCAGGGTGCCCAGTTCAGCGGAATGGGCAAGCAACTGTATGAAACCAGCGAAGCGGCCAAAGCATTGTTTGAGCAGGCCAACGACATTCTCGGCTTTCGCATTTCCGACATCATGTTTGCCGGTACCGATGAAGAACTGCGCCAAACCAAAGTAACACAGCCGGCTGTTTTTTTGCATGCATATGTAGCTTTTAAGATGCAGGCTACCGAGCAACCAGCCATGGTGGCTGGTCACTCGTTGGGCGAATTCACGGCATTGGTGGCCAATGGCTGCCTGAGTTTTGAAGATGGCCTGCGGTTGGTAAAAGCCCGTGCCTTTGCCATGCAGCATGCCTGCGAAGCAGAGCCCGGAACCATGGCCGCCATTCTTGGTTTGGAGGATAGCAAAGTAGAAGAAATATGCGCCGGTATTGATGAAGTAGTAGTAGCAGCGAATTACAACTGCCCCGGTCAGTTGGTGATTAGTGGTTCTACCAAAGGCATTGAAATTGCTTGTGAGCAAATGAAAGCTGCCGGTGCAAAACGGGCATTGCCTCTGCCTGTCGGTGGTGCTTTTCACAGCCCTTTGATGCGCCACGCCGAAGCTGAATTGATTGCAGCTATTGAAGCAGCACAATTCAACGAACCTTCTTGCCCCGTGTATCAAAATGTAGTAGCAAAAGCGGTAACCAATCCTGCAGAAATCAAAGCCAACCTGATTGCTCAACTCACCGGCCCTGTAAAGTGGACGCAGTGTGTGCAGGCCATGGTGGCTGATGGCGCCAGTCAGTTCACAGAGTGCGGCCCCGGCAAAGTGTTGCAAGGGTTGGTACAAAAAATCAACAAAGAAGTAGCGGTGAGTGGCTTGAGTTAA
- a CDS encoding GNAT family N-acetyltransferase, with amino-acid sequence MATTKPIVNNHYRFMFITVRRATKEDCPRLMELVRELALYEKAPQEVTVSLQHFEESGFGPNPVWWAFCAEIDGVVQGFALYYIRYSTWKGQAMYLEDILVTESMRGKGLGKLLFDALIAEAKEKQFKRIVWQVLEWNEPAINFYKKYNASFDGEWVNCSIDL; translated from the coding sequence ATGGCAACTACAAAGCCAATCGTCAATAACCATTACAGATTTATGTTTATCACCGTTAGAAGAGCTACCAAAGAAGATTGCCCCCGCCTGATGGAGTTGGTGCGGGAATTGGCCCTGTACGAAAAAGCCCCACAGGAAGTGACTGTATCGCTGCAGCATTTTGAAGAAAGCGGTTTTGGCCCCAACCCGGTGTGGTGGGCTTTTTGCGCCGAAATAGACGGCGTGGTGCAAGGCTTTGCTTTGTATTACATCCGCTACAGTACCTGGAAGGGACAAGCCATGTACCTCGAAGATATTTTGGTAACGGAAAGCATGCGGGGCAAGGGTTTAGGCAAGTTGCTGTTTGATGCACTCATTGCCGAAGCCAAAGAAAAACAGTTCAAACGCATTGTATGGCAGGTGCTGGAATGGAACGAACCCGCCATTAACTTTTACAAAAAATACAATGCCAGCTTCGATGGCGAATGGGTGAATTGCAGTATTGATTTGTAA
- a CDS encoding serine hydrolase — protein MRNYFVFVLLCLTATTWAQKKKPAANADKFAGVEAELQQVLKDWHAAGFAVAVVEKNKVVFSKGFGVRDLDTKQPVTPNTLFAIGSCTKAFTSTLVGQLVADGKFTYDEPVRNYLPELKFFNNDMNNSITMRDMMSHRTGLPRHDLSWYLNPSDNRDSLLQRIQFMEPTHRPKEKYQYNNFMFFAQGYVVEKFSRQSWEKNMLDKIFKPLGMTRSNMPYSAVKADSNLASPYSYSTDSTIKKVPHYNIGGMGPAGAVYSSVLDMSKWVQAWIYGGKYNGQTVVPAVHFKEATSGQMTTGAGIPEQDVAFMSGGDYGFGWTLSSYRGHYQVEHGGAIDGFIATTAFFPNDSIGIVVLSNQDSRTVPAIVRRILTDRALGLSPIDWNKRNLDAVAKAKATNAAAGANTKPVTVRSAQRMSHKLATYEGLYTHPAYGTYDVFVQHDSLWLRTSRNTYWLNNWHYDFFYPVEIIAGEKIDTSAQGGQSFRFNTNISGDIESLQAFGFEAPNIQLVFTKAAKAKALSKADLEQYTGSYQLGNMLAKVYIKNENTLYVEVPGQPPYELAFTGEHKFVFKAVAGFALQFEAPVAGKAPAVTFLQPHGNYKANRQ, from the coding sequence ATGAGAAACTACTTTGTATTTGTGCTGCTTTGCCTCACGGCAACTACTTGGGCACAAAAGAAAAAGCCAGCTGCCAACGCTGATAAATTTGCCGGCGTGGAAGCAGAACTGCAACAGGTGTTGAAGGACTGGCATGCTGCAGGTTTTGCCGTAGCAGTAGTAGAAAAAAACAAAGTGGTTTTTTCAAAAGGCTTTGGTGTACGTGACCTCGACACGAAACAACCCGTTACACCCAATACCTTGTTTGCCATTGGCTCATGCACAAAGGCTTTCACATCAACGCTGGTAGGTCAATTGGTAGCCGATGGAAAATTTACCTACGATGAACCTGTACGCAACTACCTGCCAGAGTTGAAGTTTTTCAACAACGACATGAACAACAGCATTACCATGCGGGACATGATGAGCCATCGCACAGGTTTGCCCCGTCATGATTTGTCGTGGTACCTCAACCCCAGCGACAACCGCGATAGTTTGCTACAGCGCATTCAATTCATGGAACCCACTCATCGGCCAAAAGAAAAGTATCAATACAACAACTTCATGTTTTTTGCGCAGGGCTATGTGGTAGAAAAATTTAGTCGCCAGAGTTGGGAGAAAAACATGCTCGATAAAATTTTCAAACCACTTGGCATGACACGCAGTAACATGCCTTACAGTGCCGTAAAAGCCGACAGCAATCTGGCTTCGCCTTATAGTTATTCAACGGATAGTACGATTAAAAAAGTGCCTCACTACAATATTGGCGGCATGGGCCCTGCAGGCGCAGTGTACAGTTCTGTACTCGACATGAGCAAGTGGGTACAAGCCTGGATATATGGCGGCAAATACAACGGACAGACAGTTGTGCCCGCCGTTCATTTCAAAGAAGCTACCAGTGGCCAAATGACCACCGGCGCTGGCATTCCAGAGCAAGACGTTGCCTTTATGAGCGGTGGCGATTATGGCTTTGGCTGGACGCTCAGCAGCTATCGCGGCCACTATCAGGTGGAGCATGGCGGCGCCATTGATGGCTTTATTGCTACCACCGCTTTCTTTCCCAATGACAGCATTGGCATAGTGGTCTTGTCGAATCAGGACAGCCGCACAGTGCCTGCCATTGTACGTCGAATATTGACCGACCGTGCTTTGGGCTTATCTCCCATCGACTGGAACAAACGCAATCTCGATGCAGTGGCAAAAGCCAAAGCAACAAACGCAGCTGCTGGCGCCAATACCAAGCCGGTAACGGTGCGGAGTGCACAACGCATGAGCCATAAGCTGGCAACTTACGAGGGTTTGTACACACATCCCGCCTATGGCACGTATGACGTATTTGTGCAACACGACAGCCTTTGGTTGCGTACCAGCCGTAATACTTATTGGCTCAACAACTGGCATTACGATTTCTTTTATCCTGTTGAAATAATTGCAGGCGAGAAAATTGACACATCGGCTCAGGGCGGACAATCATTTCGCTTTAACACCAACATCAGCGGCGATATAGAATCGCTGCAGGCATTTGGTTTTGAAGCGCCGAATATCCAATTGGTATTTACCAAAGCTGCTAAAGCAAAAGCATTGAGCAAAGCCGATTTGGAACAATACACCGGCAGCTATCAGCTGGGCAATATGCTGGCCAAAGTGTACATCAAAAACGAGAACACATTGTATGTAGAAGTGCCCGGCCAGCCGCCATACGAACTGGCATTTACCGGGGAGCACAAGTTTGTGTTTAAAGCGGTGGCAGGTTTTGCCCTGCAATTTGAAGCCCCTGTAGCAGGCAAAGCACCTGCTGTTACTTTTTTACAACCTCATGGCAACTACAAAGCCAATCGTCAATAA
- a CDS encoding trans-sulfuration enzyme family protein — protein MADKNFPLSGWSSAAIHAGHEQDPNSSHITPIYATSTFVFDTAEEGMERFASLDKEKVYSRWGNPTFKECEQKIAALEAFGLSDENGQPLELKALLHASGQAAMATLFFSTLKAGDKVLSHHSLYGGTYELLHKVLANSGIEPIIEDLHDLEKAEEWLQKDDSIKLIHIETPANPTIRCVDIEALTQIAKRYGKLVSVDNTFATPYLQQPFAYGVDFVFHSTTKFLNGHGSAIGGVLIGKDIHFMKTTAWKWHALLGGNANPFDAYLLTQGIKTLELRMERHCHNAMEVAQFLDGHPNIEHVNYTGLHQHPDYYISAKQMRHPGPMMSFELKGGLEAGKQFINRLKMCTRAVSLGTVDTLLSHPASMSHAGLSRENRLLFGITDGLIRMSVGIENVQDIIADLDQALRG, from the coding sequence ATGGCAGATAAAAATTTTCCGTTGAGTGGCTGGAGCAGTGCCGCCATTCATGCAGGTCACGAACAAGACCCCAACAGTTCTCACATTACCCCCATTTACGCTACATCAACCTTTGTGTTTGATACAGCGGAAGAAGGCATGGAACGCTTTGCCAGCCTCGATAAAGAAAAAGTGTACAGCCGCTGGGGCAACCCCACGTTCAAAGAATGCGAACAAAAAATAGCAGCGCTTGAGGCCTTTGGTTTGAGTGATGAAAATGGACAACCACTCGAACTGAAAGCACTGCTGCATGCCAGCGGACAAGCGGCCATGGCTACCTTATTTTTTAGTACGCTGAAAGCTGGCGACAAAGTACTGAGTCATCATTCATTGTACGGCGGCACATATGAGCTGCTGCACAAAGTGCTGGCCAATAGCGGAATTGAACCCATTATTGAAGACCTGCACGATTTGGAGAAAGCAGAAGAATGGTTACAAAAAGATGACAGCATCAAGCTCATTCACATTGAAACACCAGCCAACCCCACCATCCGTTGTGTAGATATAGAAGCCTTGACACAAATTGCCAAGCGTTATGGAAAACTGGTGTCTGTAGACAACACATTTGCTACCCCCTATTTACAACAACCTTTTGCTTACGGTGTCGATTTTGTGTTTCATTCCACCACCAAATTTTTGAACGGACATGGCTCGGCCATTGGTGGTGTGCTCATTGGCAAAGACATTCATTTCATGAAAACCACGGCATGGAAATGGCATGCATTATTGGGTGGCAATGCCAATCCTTTTGATGCCTATTTGTTGACGCAAGGCATCAAAACTTTAGAACTACGCATGGAACGCCATTGCCACAACGCTATGGAAGTAGCACAGTTTTTGGATGGCCATCCCAACATTGAACATGTGAATTATACCGGCCTGCATCAGCATCCGGATTACTACATCAGTGCCAAACAAATGCGGCACCCCGGCCCTATGATGAGCTTTGAGTTGAAAGGCGGACTGGAAGCGGGCAAGCAATTTATCAATCGTTTGAAAATGTGTACCAGAGCGGTTTCACTAGGAACGGTAGACACATTGCTTAGCCATCCGGCCAGCATGAGCCACGCAGGCCTCAGCCGCGAAAACCGTTTGCTGTTCGGCATTACCGACGGCCTCATTCGCATGAGTGTGGGCATCGAAAATGTACAGGATATTATTGCCGATCTCGACCAGGCTTTGCGGGGTTGA
- a CDS encoding DinB family protein codes for MKELLCQYAAYNVWANHKLLFHIQQMEEAKWYQQVPSSFDSLYKTILHMWDAESGWWQRMRLHEHLVIPSANFDPSLKDACNGLMQQSLQWEPFIQQSLNEDAINSLLMYKNSRGEEFAQPVREVLLHVFNHSTFHRGQLVTMMRQLGETNIPATDFIAFARKPLAG; via the coding sequence ATGAAAGAGCTTCTTTGTCAATATGCGGCGTACAATGTATGGGCCAATCACAAATTGTTGTTTCACATTCAGCAAATGGAAGAAGCCAAATGGTACCAGCAAGTGCCGTCGAGCTTCGATAGTTTGTACAAAACCATTTTGCACATGTGGGATGCCGAAAGTGGCTGGTGGCAACGGATGCGGCTGCATGAGCACCTGGTGATTCCCTCTGCCAATTTCGATCCTTCTTTGAAAGACGCCTGCAATGGCCTCATGCAGCAAAGCCTGCAGTGGGAGCCCTTCATTCAGCAGTCGCTCAATGAAGACGCCATCAACAGTTTGCTCATGTATAAAAATTCGAGGGGCGAAGAATTTGCACAGCCGGTGCGGGAAGTGTTGCTGCATGTATTTAATCACTCCACTTTTCACCGGGGCCAGTTGGTAACCATGATGCGGCAGTTGGGCGAAACCAATATTCCGGCTACCGATTTCATCGCCTTTGCCCGCAAGCCTTTGGCGGGTTAA
- a CDS encoding DUF2147 domain-containing protein, translated as MKTMLAFFFCLSSFFAVAQKHPIERTWYNAEKTSKIKIYKAVDGKYYGKIVWLKVPNDPNGKPRTDKENPDENKQQKPLMDLLILTGFALTNDNNVLEGGKVYDPNNGKTYCGKLTLKGNVIDLRGFLCSMSFLGRTSQWTLAE; from the coding sequence ATGAAAACGATGCTTGCCTTCTTTTTTTGCCTGAGCAGCTTTTTTGCCGTTGCACAAAAGCACCCCATTGAACGTACCTGGTACAATGCCGAAAAAACCTCGAAGATTAAAATTTACAAAGCGGTAGATGGTAAATATTACGGCAAAATAGTGTGGCTGAAAGTGCCCAACGATCCCAACGGTAAGCCCCGCACCGACAAAGAAAATCCGGATGAAAACAAACAACAGAAGCCATTGATGGACCTGCTGATTCTTACCGGCTTTGCCCTCACCAACGACAACAATGTACTGGAAGGCGGTAAAGTGTACGACCCCAACAATGGCAAAACCTATTGCGGCAAACTCACCCTCAAAGGCAATGTGATAGACCTGCGGGGCTTTTTGTGCAGTATGAGTTTTTTAGGCCGCACTTCGCAATGGACGCTGGCGGAATAA
- a CDS encoding 3-oxoacyl-[acyl-carrier-protein] synthase III C-terminal domain-containing protein, whose product MSDWESQLKKGDNIVLAAFGGGFTWGATWIKWAYDGQ is encoded by the coding sequence TTGAGCGATTGGGAAAGCCAGCTAAAGAAAGGCGACAACATTGTACTGGCAGCCTTTGGCGGCGGCTTTACCTGGGGCGCCACCTGGATTAAGTGGGCCTACGACGGACAATAA